In a single window of the Micromonospora inositola genome:
- a CDS encoding acetoin utilization protein AcuC has protein sequence MSDDTVVVWDEALLAYDMGDHPLDPVRVELTVALARELGVLDRPGVRLVKPEPADDALLTRVHDPRYLDAVRAAPRDPLFAGFGLGTADNPVFDGMHESSALIAGASVAAAEAVWRGDARRAVNVAGGLHHAMPARAAGFCVYNDPAVAIARLLDLGAERIAYVDVDVHHGDGVQEIFYRDPRVLTISLHETPLALFPGTGFPDETGGPGAEGSAVNVPLPPGTGDAGWQRAFHAIVPSALRAFRPQLLVTQCGADGHRLDPLADLHLSVDGQRATYLALRALADELCDGRWVAFGGGGYALVEVVPRAWTHLLAIASGEPIDPARLTPPAWRELAAARRPGREVPLRMTDDADPSYEPWQPNAEPDAVGRAIAATRRSVFPLLGLDPHDPRD, from the coding sequence ATGTCGGACGACACGGTGGTGGTGTGGGACGAGGCCCTCCTCGCCTATGACATGGGTGACCATCCCCTCGACCCGGTCCGGGTCGAGCTGACCGTCGCGCTCGCCCGCGAGCTCGGCGTGCTGGACCGGCCCGGGGTCCGCCTGGTCAAACCGGAGCCCGCCGACGACGCGCTGCTGACCCGGGTGCACGACCCCCGCTACCTGGACGCGGTCCGGGCGGCGCCGCGCGACCCGCTCTTCGCCGGTTTCGGACTGGGCACGGCGGACAACCCGGTCTTCGACGGCATGCACGAGTCCAGCGCGCTGATCGCCGGGGCCAGCGTGGCCGCGGCCGAGGCCGTGTGGCGCGGCGACGCCCGCCGGGCGGTCAACGTCGCCGGTGGCCTGCACCACGCGATGCCCGCCCGGGCCGCCGGCTTCTGCGTCTACAACGACCCGGCGGTGGCCATCGCCCGCCTGCTCGACCTCGGCGCGGAGCGGATCGCGTACGTCGACGTGGACGTGCACCACGGCGACGGCGTGCAGGAGATCTTCTACCGCGACCCGCGGGTGCTCACGATCAGCCTGCACGAGACCCCGCTCGCCCTCTTCCCCGGCACCGGGTTCCCCGACGAGACCGGCGGGCCGGGTGCGGAGGGCAGCGCGGTCAACGTGCCGCTGCCGCCGGGCACGGGCGACGCCGGCTGGCAGCGTGCCTTCCACGCGATCGTGCCGTCGGCGCTGCGGGCGTTCCGGCCCCAGCTGCTGGTCACCCAGTGCGGGGCGGACGGGCACCGACTCGACCCACTCGCCGACCTGCATTTGTCAGTGGACGGGCAGCGGGCCACCTACCTGGCGCTGCGGGCGCTCGCCGACGAGCTCTGCGACGGCCGCTGGGTGGCCTTCGGCGGCGGCGGGTACGCGCTGGTCGAGGTGGTGCCCCGGGCGTGGACCCATCTGCTCGCGATCGCCAGCGGCGAGCCGATCGACCCGGCGAGGCTCACCCCGCCGGCCTGGCGCGAGCTGGCCGCCGCGCGGCGGCCCGGCAGGGAGGTGCCGCTGCGGATGACCGACGACGCCGACCCGTCCTACGAGCCGTGGCAGCCGAACGCTGAGCCGGACGCGGTGGGCCGGGCAATCGCGGCCACCCGCAGGTCTGTCTTCCCGCTGCTCGGGCTGGACCCGCACGATCCCCGGGACTGA
- a CDS encoding sulfurtransferase, whose product MSGTEELLVEADRLAAELDRADPPTLLDVRWRLVGPPGRDDYAAGHLPGAVFVDLDTELCGRPGAAGRHPLPDPAALQAALRAAGVRAGHPVVVYDGGDGMSAARAWWTLRWAGHRPVRLLHGGFPAWVAAGLPTSTEPPTPTPGDVTVAPGALPVLDAGEAARLAAADPGVLLDVRAAPRYRGETEPIDPVAGHVPGAVNLPAPEYVGEGRFPAAEALRRRFAAAGVTDAAPVGAYCGSGVTAAQAVLALHLAGRPDAALYVGSWSNWVADPARPVATGRTPGS is encoded by the coding sequence ATGTCCGGAACCGAGGAGCTGCTGGTCGAGGCCGACCGGCTCGCCGCCGAGCTCGACCGCGCCGACCCGCCCACCCTGCTCGACGTCCGCTGGCGGCTCGTCGGCCCGCCCGGCCGGGACGACTACGCGGCCGGCCACCTGCCCGGCGCGGTCTTCGTCGACCTGGACACCGAGCTCTGCGGCCGGCCCGGCGCCGCCGGCCGGCACCCGCTGCCCGACCCCGCCGCGCTCCAGGCCGCGCTGCGGGCCGCCGGCGTCCGCGCCGGTCACCCCGTCGTGGTGTACGACGGCGGCGACGGGATGTCCGCCGCCCGCGCCTGGTGGACGCTGCGCTGGGCCGGGCACCGCCCGGTACGCCTGCTGCACGGCGGCTTCCCGGCCTGGGTGGCCGCCGGCCTGCCCACCTCCACCGAGCCGCCCACCCCGACCCCGGGCGACGTCACCGTCGCACCCGGCGCGCTGCCGGTCCTCGACGCCGGGGAGGCCGCCCGGCTGGCCGCCGCCGACCCCGGGGTGCTGCTCGACGTGCGCGCCGCGCCGCGCTACCGGGGTGAGACCGAGCCGATCGATCCGGTCGCCGGGCACGTGCCGGGTGCGGTGAACCTCCCCGCCCCCGAGTACGTCGGCGAGGGCCGCTTCCCGGCCGCCGAGGCGCTGCGCCGGCGGTTCGCCGCGGCGGGCGTGACCGACGCCGCGCCGGTCGGGGCGTACTGCGGATCCGGGGTGACCGCCGCCCAGGCCGTTCTCGCGCTGCACCTCGCCGGCCGGCCGGACGCGGCGCTCTACGTCGGCTCGTGGAGCAACTGGGTGGCCGACCCGGCCCGCCCGGTGGCGACCGGGCGGACACCTGGGAGCTGA
- a CDS encoding metal-dependent transcriptional regulator yields MSKHHLVDTTEMYLRTILELEEEGVPPLRARIAERLRQSGPTVSQTVARMERDGLLTVEGDRHLSLTALGRGSAVSVMRKHRLAELLLVNVIGMPYEEAHEEACRWEHVMSDAVEKRVYDLLNRPTRSPYGNPIPGLEGLGSPEQPETEGSEAERNLAFPGLSGPVVVRRICESVQTDADVLRQLHAAGVDPGATVTVAQERDGVSIDRSGERIRLPREVASRVFVAAH; encoded by the coding sequence GTGAGTAAACACCACTTGGTCGATACGACCGAGATGTACCTGCGCACCATCCTCGAGCTGGAGGAGGAGGGGGTGCCGCCGCTGCGTGCCCGGATCGCGGAGCGGCTGCGGCAGAGCGGTCCCACCGTCAGCCAGACCGTCGCCCGGATGGAGCGGGACGGCCTGCTCACCGTCGAGGGCGACCGGCACCTGTCGCTCACCGCGCTGGGCCGCGGCAGCGCCGTCTCGGTGATGCGCAAGCACCGCCTGGCCGAGCTGCTGCTGGTCAACGTGATCGGGATGCCCTACGAGGAGGCCCACGAGGAGGCCTGCCGGTGGGAGCACGTGATGAGCGACGCGGTCGAGAAGCGGGTCTACGACCTGCTCAACCGGCCGACCCGCTCCCCGTACGGCAACCCGATCCCCGGTCTGGAGGGGCTGGGCAGCCCCGAGCAGCCCGAGACCGAGGGGTCCGAGGCCGAGCGCAACCTGGCGTTTCCGGGCCTCTCCGGGCCGGTCGTGGTCCGGCGGATCTGCGAGAGCGTGCAGACCGACGCGGACGTGCTCCGGCAACTGCACGCGGCGGGCGTGGACCCGGGCGCCACGGTGACCGTGGCCCAGGAGCGGGACGGCGTGTCGATCGACCGCTCCGGTGAGCGGATCCGGCTGCCCCGCGAGGTGGCCTCCCGGGTGTTCGTCGCCGCCCACTGA
- a CDS encoding DUF5522 domain-containing protein: protein MTGERRPLADRPLTEPHPSRLTPEHPDRARILAVHAAALAAGEAGYLDPATGLFVLSAGFLARRGTCCGRGCRHCPYVDD from the coding sequence GTGACCGGAGAGCGACGACCGTTGGCGGACCGGCCGCTGACCGAGCCGCACCCGTCCCGGCTAACGCCCGAGCATCCCGACCGGGCGCGCATCCTGGCCGTCCACGCCGCCGCCCTGGCCGCGGGGGAGGCCGGCTACCTCGACCCGGCGACCGGGCTCTTCGTGCTCAGCGCCGGCTTCCTGGCCCGGCGGGGCACCTGCTGTGGGCGAGGGTGCCGGCACTGTCCGTATGTGGACGATTGA
- a CDS encoding asparaginase encodes MTISIFTLGGTIAMAGAGPTGVVTRLTGAELAAAVPGLADLPLEVRDVEAVPSADLTYRRILDLVAAADAAVADGATGVVVTQGTDTLEEAAFLADLVWSHPAPLVFTGAMRNPTLAGPDGPANLLAAVRVAAAPAARDLGVLVAFNDEIHAARHVRKTHSTSTATFASPNAGPLGHVIEGEVRLLTRPARHAPLPPVDPNRLAATRVALHTVTLDDDVALLDGLVHGRQGLVVAGFGVGHVPPAFAPVLGALAERMPVVLTSRTGAGAVLRHTYGAVGSETDLQRRGLINGGLLDPYKAKVLLRLLLAAGADRGEVRAAFNRHG; translated from the coding sequence GTGACCATCAGCATCTTCACCCTCGGCGGCACCATCGCGATGGCCGGGGCCGGGCCGACGGGCGTGGTCACCCGGCTGACCGGCGCCGAACTCGCCGCCGCCGTGCCCGGGCTGGCCGACCTGCCGCTGGAGGTGCGGGACGTCGAGGCGGTGCCGAGCGCCGACCTGACGTACCGCCGGATCCTCGACCTGGTGGCGGCGGCGGACGCGGCGGTGGCCGACGGGGCGACGGGCGTGGTGGTGACCCAGGGCACCGACACCCTGGAGGAGGCCGCCTTCCTGGCCGACCTGGTCTGGTCGCACCCGGCGCCGCTGGTCTTCACCGGCGCGATGCGCAACCCGACCCTGGCCGGCCCGGACGGCCCGGCAAACCTGCTCGCCGCCGTCCGGGTCGCCGCCGCGCCGGCCGCCCGCGACCTCGGCGTCCTGGTCGCGTTCAACGACGAGATCCACGCCGCCCGGCACGTCCGCAAGACGCACAGCACCAGCACGGCCACCTTCGCCTCGCCCAACGCGGGTCCGCTCGGTCACGTGATCGAGGGCGAGGTACGGCTGCTGACCCGGCCGGCGCGGCACGCCCCGCTGCCGCCGGTGGACCCGAACCGGCTGGCCGCCACCCGGGTGGCACTGCACACCGTCACCCTCGACGACGACGTGGCGCTGCTCGACGGGCTCGTCCACGGCCGGCAGGGCCTGGTGGTGGCCGGCTTCGGTGTCGGTCACGTGCCGCCCGCCTTCGCGCCGGTGCTCGGTGCCCTCGCCGAGCGGATGCCGGTGGTGCTCACCTCGCGGACCGGCGCGGGGGCGGTGCTGCGGCACACCTACGGCGCGGTCGGGTCGGAGACCGACCTGCAGCGGCGCGGGCTGATCAACGGCGGGCTGCTCGACCCGTACAAGGCAAAGGTGCTGCTCCGGCTCCTGCTCGCCGCCGGCGCGGATCGGGGGGAGGTCCGCGCCGCCTTCAACCGGCACGGCTGA
- a CDS encoding class I SAM-dependent DNA methyltransferase yields MTEPSWMAETRTAYDTVAVDYARLLPDVGEGPLDRAMLAAFAEQVGGTGPVVEVGCGTGRITAHLRDLGLDVAGIDLSPGMVDVARRHHPGLRFAVGSMTDLPLPDGALAGLVAWYSIIHVPPELLPGVFAGFHRVLAPGGRLLLAFKAGDRLVRLEEAYGHTVSYDVHWLSPARVAAQLAEAGFEVRARLDRERQGREKGPQSLMLAIRPDAGVGG; encoded by the coding sequence ATGACGGAACCGAGCTGGATGGCCGAGACCCGGACCGCCTACGACACCGTCGCGGTCGACTACGCCCGACTCCTGCCCGACGTGGGGGAGGGGCCGCTGGACCGGGCGATGCTGGCCGCGTTCGCCGAGCAGGTCGGCGGAACGGGTCCGGTGGTCGAGGTGGGCTGCGGCACCGGCCGGATCACCGCCCACCTGCGCGACCTCGGGCTGGACGTCGCCGGGATCGACCTGTCACCCGGCATGGTGGACGTGGCCCGCCGCCACCACCCCGGGCTGCGCTTCGCGGTCGGTTCGATGACCGACCTGCCGCTGCCGGACGGCGCCCTCGCCGGCCTCGTCGCCTGGTACTCGATCATCCACGTGCCGCCGGAGCTGCTGCCCGGTGTGTTCGCCGGGTTCCACCGGGTGCTCGCCCCGGGCGGTCGGCTGCTGCTCGCCTTCAAGGCCGGCGACCGCCTGGTCCGGCTCGAGGAGGCGTACGGCCACACCGTCTCGTACGACGTGCACTGGCTGTCGCCCGCCCGGGTCGCCGCCCAGCTCGCCGAGGCCGGGTTCGAGGTGCGCGCCCGGCTGGACCGCGAGCGCCAGGGCCGGGAGAAGGGGCCGCAGTCGCTGATGCTGGCGATCCGGCCGGACGCGGGCGTCGGCGGTTGA